In Leifsonia sp. PS1209, the genomic stretch GGAAACCGGCCACCAGCAGCCCGGCGCCCTGAGCGGCGCCGCCGAAGGTGGTGACCGACGCGAACACGCGGCCGAGCGCCTCCGGTGGAGTGACGCGCTGCACGATCGTGATCAGGCCGGTGGTGGTGGCGACGGCCGGAATGCCGACCGCGATGAACAGGCCGACGTACACGCCGACGGCGGTGGTCACCGGGTACAGGTTCCAGGTGAGCAGCGAGATCGCCCCGAAGACGAGGTAGCCGGCGCCGACCAGGGTGCGCGGGGCGAACCGCCGCAGCAGCACGCCGCTGAGCAGCCCGCCGATCACGCCGCCGATGGCCTGCACGCCGCGCAGCAGGCCGACCTCGGTGCCGTTCGCCCCGAGCCGGTCGGTGACGTACACGATGAAGAGGACCAGGAAGATGCCCTGCGCGAACTGGCCGAGCGTGGTGATCGCCGTCACAGCGCCGAGCGGACGCAGCCGGCGAATGGTGGAGAGGCCGTCGAGCCACTGCCGCAGGAAGTGGACGCGCGGCAGCGGAGGGTGGTCGGCGTCCGGCGCAGTGGATGCGCGGGGCCGGCTGAGCGCGACCAGCCCGGCACTGAGCAGGTAGCTCGCAGCATCCACCACCACCACGCCGGGCAGCCCGACCAGCACGAACGCCAGGCCGCCGAGCGGGGAGCCGATCAGCCTGGCCAGGTTGTCGCTCACCGCCATCAGTGCGTTGCCCTGGCCGAGCTGGTCGTCATCCACGAGACGCGGCACCAGCGCCTGCTTGGCCGGGTTGACGATCGCGCCGAGGCACGCCTCGAGCGCTGCGACGACGTAGACGATCCACATCCGGTCGGCGGACGCCGCCAGCAGCGGGAGCAGCAGAGCGCCCTGGAGCAGGTTGGCGACGATCATGGTCCTGCGGTGGTCCCAGCGGTCGACGAGCACGCCGAGGAAGCTGCCGAGCACGAGCATCGGCACGAGCTCGGCCAGGAAGACGGTGGATGCGCCGAGCGCGCTGCCCGTGACGGCGAACGCGAACAGCGGCAGCGCGATCATCAGCAGCCAGTCGCCGGTGTCCGAGATGAAGCTGCTGGCCCAGACCAGGGCGAAGTCGCGCCGGAGCAGCGGCGAGCGCTTCCGCTCCCCCGCCTGTGGCGACCGGGTCTCCGTCACGATGTCCTCGCATCCGGGTGGCGGTAGGCGTTCAGGTGGAGGGCGACGACGTCGCTGCCCTCCGGTGCGTCGTCGCGGGTGAGGCCGATGTACGGGCGGATGAGCGCATCCAGTCGTTCGCCGAGGTCGCGGAGCTCCTGCGGCGTCATCCGCAGGGCGTAGCCGGAGAGCGTCATCGCGTCCTTCCACTCCTCCGGCTGCGTGTCGCGGCCGGCGACGGCGCGGCGGGTGAGCGCCGCCTCGTCGTCGATCTGCTTCTCGACCAGGGCGCGTTCGACGGTGTCGGAGCCGAGGGCGGTGGCCGGGTCGTCGCTGCTGCCGAACTGCAGCCCCGTGGCGGTGGAGCGCCAGGGCCGTTCGCGTCCATCCACCGGGTCGACGGACTCGACCAGGCCGTAGCGCGCGAGCGAGCGCAGGTGGTAGCTGCAGTTGGAGGCGGTGGAGCCGACGACCTCCGCGCACTGGCTGGCCGTCTGGGTGCCGAACGCCATCAGGTGGTTGAGCAGGGCGAGCCGCAGTGGATGCGCGAGGGCGCGGAGCGCGCGGGCGTCGGTGACCTGCCGCCGGTCCTCGGGTCTGCTCGATGTGAAAGACATGTTTCACATTGTCGGCTGTCGGTTCTTTCACGTCAAGCGGGGAATGGTTGACCGGGCAACGCGTTGTTGTAGAACGTTAACGAACGCAACAGAGCGGGAGAGCGATGTCGAGCACCACCACGGCCAATATCGGGTTCCGGTCCGAGCGAGGGCCCATCCTGATCGCGCTGATGCTGACCACCGGACTGGTGGCCATCGACTCGACCATCCTGGCCACGGCCGTCCCGTCGATCGTCGCCGACCTCGGCGGGTTCTCGCAGTTCCCCTGGCTGTTCTCGGTGTACCTGCTCGCGCAGGCCGTCTCCGTCCCGCTCTACGCCAAGCTGTCCGACACCATCGGGCGCAAGCCGATCGTCCTGATCGGCATCGGGCTGTTCCTGGTCGGCTCCGTGCTGTGCGGGTTCGCCTGGAGCATGCCGGCCCTCATCGCGTTCCGCGCCGTGCAGGGCCTCGGCGCCGGAGCCATCCAGCCGATGGCCGTCACCATCGCCGGAGACATCTACACCGTCGCGGAGCGCGCCAAGGCGCAGGGCTACCTGGCGAGCGTCTGGGCGATCTCCTCGGTGGTCGGGCCGACGCTCGGCGGGTTGTTCTCCGAGTTCACCTCGTGGAGGTGGATCTTCTTCGTCAACGTGCCCCTGTGCATCCTGGCCGGGTGGATGCTGATGCGCACCTTCCACGAGAAGATCGAACGACGGAAGCACCGGATCGACTACGCCGGCTCGATCCTGCTCACCTCCGGCATGACGCTGCTCATCCTGGCGGTGCTCGAAGGCGGGACCGGCTGGGCCTGGAACTCGGTGTGGAGCATCGGCTCGTTCGTGCTGGGCGGCCTCATCCTGGTGGCGTTCGTGCTGGTCGAGCGGCGCGCGGCGGAACCCGTGCTCCCGCTCTGGGTGTTCTCGCGGCGGCTGCTGGTGACGACCACGCTGGTGTCGCTCGGCGTCGGCGCGATCCTGATCGGGCTCACCTCCTACGTGCCGACCTACCTCGAAGGAACGGTGCACGTCACGCCCCTCATCTCCGGCCTGGCGGTCGCGGCGCTCACCATCGGCTGGCCGATCGCCGCCTCCCAGTCCGGACGCTTCTACCTGCGCATCGGCTTCCGCAACACGGCACTGCTCGGCTCGGCCATCGCGCTCGTCGGGGCGATCACGCTCGCGGCGACCAGCGTGCACCCGAGCGTCGCGTTCGTCGCGATCAGCTGCTTCATCGTCGGCCTCGGGATGGGCCTCATCGCCACCCCGACCCTCATCGCTGCCCAGTCGAGCGTCGACTGGAACGAGCGAGGCGTCGTGACGGGCACCAATATGTTCGCCCGCTCGATCGGCAGCGCGGTCGGAGTCGCGGTCTTCGGCGCGATCGCCAACTCGATCATCGCCGGCTCGGCGGGCGGCGAGCACGACCCGGCGACGGTGCAGGCCGCGGCGACCGCGGTGTTCGTGTCCGTCGCGGTGGTCTCGGCGCTGACCATTGCCGCCGGGGCGTCGATGCCGCGCTCGCGGGTGGAAGACGTGGCGTTCACGCCGGCGAGCTGAGGACCGCTTCGTCTCGCTACGGCTTGCGCGCCAGCATCACGAACTCGTTGTACGGGAACGCCTTGCCCGCGGCCCGAGGGAACGGGAACGAGTACTGCCGGATCGGCGTCAGCCCGAGCTTCACACTCAGTTCGCGCAGGCCGTCGAAGTCGACGAACGTCACGTGCGTCGCGTCGCTGCGATATCCGCGCTCCTGCGGCGTGATGAACGCCACCTGCCCGCCCGAACGCACATACGGCAGGTAGCTCTGGATGAGCTCCACCGCGAAGTCGGGATCCAGGTGCTCGACCACGTGCGCGACGAGGGCGGCGTCGAAGCTGCCGGGCACCGCATACGGAGAGGACGGGAACTCGTCGCTCGTGAACGCCGTGAGGCCGCGGGCGCGTGCGGTCGCGATCGACTCGGGGTTGTGGTCGACGCCGACGCCGTTGTTGCCGAGGTGGGCGAGGTTGCGGCCGAGACCGCAACCGATGTCGAGGACCCTGCCGAGGTGCATGTGCCGGATATTGTACCGGTACGGCGCCTGGACGTTGAGCGTCCTCCTCCACCAGGAGTTGTCGAGCCTGCGGAGTCGCTCGGCGTAATCGAGGCCGGCCGTTCCGCTGCCGGAGCCTCCCGGCTCTTCGGCTTTCGCTGCCGTCACAGTCGCCCACCTTCGTCTCGCATCTCTGCAACGCTACGGCACCGGCACAGCCCCTTCAAAGCATTGAGCCAATAACATCGTCACGGAACTGTTCACCGTTGATGGGA encodes the following:
- a CDS encoding MFS transporter; this translates as MTETRSPQAGERKRSPLLRRDFALVWASSFISDTGDWLLMIALPLFAFAVTGSALGASTVFLAELVPMLVLGSFLGVLVDRWDHRRTMIVANLLQGALLLPLLAASADRMWIVYVVAALEACLGAIVNPAKQALVPRLVDDDQLGQGNALMAVSDNLARLIGSPLGGLAFVLVGLPGVVVVDAASYLLSAGLVALSRPRASTAPDADHPPLPRVHFLRQWLDGLSTIRRLRPLGAVTAITTLGQFAQGIFLVLFIVYVTDRLGANGTEVGLLRGVQAIGGVIGGLLSGVLLRRFAPRTLVGAGYLVFGAISLLTWNLYPVTTAVGVYVGLFIAVGIPAVATTTGLITIVQRVTPPEALGRVFASVTTFGGAAQGAGLLVAGFLAEHFDVVAILNGQALVYIACGLLGLALLGERVRRSER
- a CDS encoding helix-turn-helix domain-containing protein, whose protein sequence is MSFTSSRPEDRRQVTDARALRALAHPLRLALLNHLMAFGTQTASQCAEVVGSTASNCSYHLRSLARYGLVESVDPVDGRERPWRSTATGLQFGSSDDPATALGSDTVERALVEKQIDDEAALTRRAVAGRDTQPEEWKDAMTLSGYALRMTPQELRDLGERLDALIRPYIGLTRDDAPEGSDVVALHLNAYRHPDARTS
- a CDS encoding MDR family MFS transporter; this encodes MSSTTTANIGFRSERGPILIALMLTTGLVAIDSTILATAVPSIVADLGGFSQFPWLFSVYLLAQAVSVPLYAKLSDTIGRKPIVLIGIGLFLVGSVLCGFAWSMPALIAFRAVQGLGAGAIQPMAVTIAGDIYTVAERAKAQGYLASVWAISSVVGPTLGGLFSEFTSWRWIFFVNVPLCILAGWMLMRTFHEKIERRKHRIDYAGSILLTSGMTLLILAVLEGGTGWAWNSVWSIGSFVLGGLILVAFVLVERRAAEPVLPLWVFSRRLLVTTTLVSLGVGAILIGLTSYVPTYLEGTVHVTPLISGLAVAALTIGWPIAASQSGRFYLRIGFRNTALLGSAIALVGAITLAATSVHPSVAFVAISCFIVGLGMGLIATPTLIAAQSSVDWNERGVVTGTNMFARSIGSAVGVAVFGAIANSIIAGSAGGEHDPATVQAAATAVFVSVAVVSALTIAAGASMPRSRVEDVAFTPAS
- a CDS encoding class I SAM-dependent methyltransferase, with protein sequence MTAAKAEEPGGSGSGTAGLDYAERLRRLDNSWWRRTLNVQAPYRYNIRHMHLGRVLDIGCGLGRNLAHLGNNGVGVDHNPESIATARARGLTAFTSDEFPSSPYAVPGSFDAALVAHVVEHLDPDFAVELIQSYLPYVRSGGQVAFITPQERGYRSDATHVTFVDFDGLRELSVKLGLTPIRQYSFPFPRAAGKAFPYNEFVMLARKP